From the genome of Rhodothermales bacterium, one region includes:
- the rodA gene encoding rod shape-determining protein RodA: MRTWHRNFDIGLLLTWAGLICVGLVAIYSSTRGGAQEYLLDSVRLNFNRQLIWSVICAIGIGVALLLPVRFYLTIAYPFYGLTLLLLVVALFAGYEVNGARSWLRIGPVQFQVSEFAKIGTLLAVAQLAATRRVGISPLRTSMYMILLVLVPVVLIVLQNDTGTALVYLAIIPMLLYWSGLSLAHVLLLIAPAVSGYLIIVYPSAAYVFLAIFVVALLARRRGAVSVGIALLTNGGVIALMTYALESVLKPHHVARLLSFTNPEAIEYRYTVGFHLVQSKAAIGSGGLWGKGFMEGTQTQGAYVPEQTTDFVFSVIGEEFGFLGSLVVLLLFGFLLMRLVMIAGQIKHPFGNTFVVGVAAFYLVHIFLNIGMTTGMLPVIGIPLPFISYGGSALITESMMLAIVLNLYMRRDDFSIYGY; encoded by the coding sequence ATGCGCACCTGGCACCGCAACTTCGATATCGGACTGCTCCTCACCTGGGCAGGCCTCATTTGCGTGGGGCTGGTGGCCATCTACAGCTCTACCCGCGGTGGCGCGCAGGAATACCTGCTCGATAGCGTCCGTCTCAACTTCAACCGGCAACTGATCTGGAGCGTCATCTGCGCCATCGGCATCGGCGTCGCTCTGCTGCTGCCCGTTCGGTTTTATCTGACGATCGCCTACCCGTTTTACGGGCTCACGCTCCTTCTCCTGGTGGTTGCACTTTTCGCCGGCTACGAGGTCAACGGGGCCCGCTCGTGGCTTCGCATCGGCCCCGTGCAGTTCCAGGTGTCGGAGTTCGCCAAGATCGGCACCCTGCTCGCCGTTGCGCAACTGGCGGCGACCCGGCGGGTGGGCATTAGCCCCCTGCGGACAAGCATGTACATGATCCTCCTCGTCCTCGTCCCGGTGGTGCTGATCGTCCTGCAGAACGACACCGGCACGGCGCTCGTCTACCTGGCCATCATTCCGATGCTCCTGTATTGGAGTGGTCTCTCCCTCGCCCATGTCCTCCTGTTGATTGCCCCGGCGGTGTCCGGCTATCTCATCATCGTCTACCCGTCGGCCGCGTACGTCTTTCTCGCGATATTTGTGGTGGCGCTCCTCGCACGCCGGCGCGGCGCGGTGTCGGTCGGGATCGCTCTGCTAACGAACGGCGGGGTGATCGCGCTGATGACGTATGCGCTGGAGAGCGTCCTCAAACCACACCATGTCGCCCGCCTGTTGTCCTTCACCAATCCGGAGGCCATCGAGTACCGATATACGGTCGGCTTCCACCTCGTCCAGTCCAAGGCCGCTATCGGCTCCGGTGGGCTCTGGGGTAAAGGGTTCATGGAAGGGACCCAGACGCAGGGCGCCTATGTGCCCGAGCAGACGACTGACTTTGTTTTTAGTGTGATCGGGGAAGAATTCGGGTTCCTTGGCTCGCTTGTGGTGCTCCTGCTTTTTGGTTTTTTGTTGATGCGTCTCGTGATGATTGCCGGCCAGATCAAACATCCATTCGGGAATACGTTCGTCGTGGGAGTCGCCGCGTTTTATCTGGTGCATATTTTTTTGAATATCGGGATGACCACCGGCATGTTGCCGGTCATCGGCATTCCGTTGCCCTTCATCTCGTACGGAGGATCGGCGCTGATCACGGAGTCCATGATGCTTGCGATTGTACTGAACCTGTATATGCGGAGGGACGACTTCTCCATTTACGGCTACTGA
- a CDS encoding TldD/PmbA family protein: MGGLPRHDGAEAFLASAERLGEAGPALLGRLLRAGDYADLFLEASTYAGATLVAGRVPTWRESSNRVEGLGLRILQGHRQAFACTADPDPAGWQEAAIRATESLPQISVAAPRPALQALVTTPLTLPADAPEFLAPLEIRALLEAYAEAAFSADAGVTRVEADFRSVTRRTALASSEGAFYAQAATRIEMRVSITLAPAGPAPGFSLRGSCTGFGPIFLERPEVLAREAVDHARAQRDARSATAGPCPIVLAGGWGGVVLHEAIGHALEADIAGDGVLAGPRPVGVRLAPPAVTLVDDPTASGRRGSARFDDEGVPTTRTLLIDAGVRVAVLADRLSAARWGVPVTASGRRQDYRCSPQTRMSNLCLLPGDTPPEDLFHGIAHGLFVRRPGGGQYDPRSGAFSVDLVEAYAIEDGRVTGPVRGGRLAGTGPAMLQGIRGVGDAMEWDAGHGYCEKNGQIVPVGTAMPPIRIDNLVVEPGG; the protein is encoded by the coding sequence ATGGGCGGGCTCCCCCGGCACGATGGCGCAGAGGCGTTCCTGGCCTCTGCGGAGCGTCTCGGCGAGGCGGGTCCGGCCCTGCTCGGCCGCCTATTGCGAGCCGGCGACTATGCGGATCTCTTCCTCGAAGCATCGACCTATGCCGGTGCGACGCTCGTTGCTGGCAGGGTGCCCACCTGGCGAGAATCCTCGAACCGGGTGGAGGGCCTCGGGCTGAGAATCCTCCAGGGCCACCGACAGGCCTTCGCCTGCACGGCGGATCCCGATCCCGCCGGCTGGCAGGAAGCGGCTATCCGCGCCACCGAGTCCCTCCCCCAGATCTCCGTCGCCGCTCCCCGGCCCGCGCTTCAGGCACTCGTCACTACCCCGCTGACGCTGCCCGCCGATGCGCCGGAATTTCTCGCGCCGCTCGAAATCCGCGCCTTGCTCGAAGCCTACGCGGAGGCCGCCTTTTCCGCCGATGCCGGGGTGACACGCGTCGAGGCCGACTTCCGGAGCGTTACCCGCCGGACCGCGCTGGCCTCCAGCGAGGGGGCGTTTTATGCCCAGGCGGCGACACGGATCGAGATGCGCGTGAGCATCACCCTGGCGCCCGCCGGCCCTGCTCCGGGGTTTAGCCTGCGTGGTTCCTGCACCGGCTTTGGCCCGATCTTTCTCGAACGGCCGGAAGTCCTGGCCCGCGAAGCAGTCGACCATGCCCGTGCCCAGCGCGACGCCCGCTCCGCGACCGCCGGCCCTTGCCCGATCGTGCTTGCGGGAGGCTGGGGGGGCGTCGTCCTGCACGAGGCCATCGGTCACGCCCTCGAAGCCGACATCGCCGGCGATGGCGTCCTCGCCGGGCCTCGCCCGGTCGGCGTACGCCTCGCGCCTCCCGCCGTCACGCTGGTGGACGATCCGACAGCCAGCGGACGCCGGGGCTCCGCCCGCTTCGATGATGAAGGCGTCCCGACCACCCGCACCCTCCTCATCGACGCCGGCGTGCGTGTGGCCGTGCTGGCAGATCGCCTGTCCGCCGCACGCTGGGGGGTGCCCGTCACGGCCAGTGGGCGCCGCCAGGACTACCGCTGCTCGCCACAAACACGCATGAGCAACTTGTGCCTGTTACCGGGCGATACCCCCCCGGAAGATCTCTTTCACGGCATCGCACACGGCCTCTTCGTCCGCCGTCCCGGCGGCGGGCAGTACGATCCCCGGTCCGGCGCCTTCAGCGTGGACCTCGTCGAGGCCTACGCGATCGAAGACGGGCGCGTGACGGGCCCCGTGCGCGGCGGACGGCTGGCCGGCACCGGCCCGGCGATGCTCCAGGGCATCCGCGGCGTCGGCGATGCCATGGAGTGGGATGCCGGTCATGGGTATTGTGAGAAGAATGGGCAAATCGTGCCAGTCGGCACCGCCATGCCACCGATCCGCATCGATAACCTCGTGGTGGAGCCGGGGGGATGA
- a CDS encoding acyl-CoA carboxylase subunit beta encodes MHDNTSRLKELERRREDALLGGGADRIAQQKAKGKLTARERIDILLDEGSFEELGAFVLHDATDFGLAGNRPAGDGVVTGYGRIDGRLVYVFSQDFTVFGGSLGLAHARKIVNILDLALANGAPVIGINDSGGARIQEGVVSLGGYADIFLRNTLASGVVPQISAIMGPCAGGAVYSPALTDFVFMVKKTSYMFVTGPNVVKTVTHEEVSSEELGGADTHASRSGVAHFACANDVECLLHIRTLMGYLPQNCDEQAPAVASNDPSDRAPAELDTIIPDSPNKPYDIKDVIRAVVDAGSFYEVHEAFAQNIVVGLARLGGRSVGIVANQPAVLAGVLDIDSSRKGARFVRFCDAFNIPLVVFEDVPGFLPGTDQEWRGIIRDGAKLLYAFCEATVPKITVITRKAYGGAYDVMNSKHIRGDLNFAWPSAEIAVMGPKGAVEIIYRKQILAAPDPARAEETFIAEYRDTFANPYVAAGKGYVDDVIKPSETRFRLIRGLDMLKNKAVANPRRKHGNIPL; translated from the coding sequence ATGCACGACAATACGTCTCGGTTGAAGGAGCTGGAGCGGCGTCGCGAGGATGCGCTCCTGGGCGGCGGAGCGGACCGCATTGCCCAGCAAAAAGCCAAAGGCAAACTCACGGCCCGCGAGCGGATCGATATCCTGCTGGATGAGGGGTCGTTTGAAGAACTGGGCGCCTTCGTCCTTCACGACGCCACGGACTTCGGGCTCGCCGGCAATCGGCCGGCCGGCGATGGCGTCGTCACCGGCTACGGACGAATCGACGGGCGGCTCGTGTATGTGTTCAGCCAGGACTTCACGGTGTTTGGCGGATCGCTCGGGCTCGCGCACGCCCGCAAGATCGTCAACATCCTGGACCTGGCGCTGGCCAACGGCGCGCCCGTCATCGGGATCAACGACTCCGGCGGCGCCCGCATCCAGGAGGGCGTCGTGTCACTCGGCGGGTATGCGGACATCTTCCTGCGGAATACGCTGGCCAGTGGGGTCGTCCCTCAGATCTCGGCCATCATGGGACCCTGCGCCGGCGGCGCCGTCTACAGCCCGGCCCTGACGGACTTCGTATTCATGGTCAAAAAGACGAGCTACATGTTCGTCACCGGCCCAAACGTCGTCAAAACGGTCACGCACGAAGAGGTGTCGAGCGAGGAACTCGGCGGGGCGGATACCCACGCCTCCCGAAGCGGCGTGGCCCACTTTGCCTGCGCAAACGATGTCGAATGCCTCCTGCATATCCGCACACTGATGGGGTACCTGCCCCAGAACTGCGACGAACAGGCGCCCGCCGTCGCCTCGAACGATCCCTCGGATCGGGCGCCGGCAGAGCTCGATACGATCATCCCGGACAGCCCCAATAAGCCGTACGACATCAAGGATGTGATCCGCGCCGTAGTGGACGCGGGCTCGTTTTACGAAGTTCACGAGGCCTTTGCGCAGAATATCGTGGTAGGCCTCGCGCGGCTGGGTGGGCGCTCCGTCGGCATCGTGGCCAACCAGCCTGCCGTGCTCGCCGGCGTGCTGGACATCGACTCGTCCCGCAAAGGCGCCCGCTTCGTGCGTTTCTGCGACGCGTTTAATATCCCGCTCGTCGTGTTCGAAGATGTGCCTGGCTTCCTGCCCGGCACCGATCAGGAGTGGCGCGGGATCATCCGCGACGGCGCCAAGCTGCTGTATGCGTTCTGCGAGGCGACAGTCCCTAAGATCACCGTCATCACCCGCAAAGCCTATGGCGGCGCCTACGACGTGATGAACTCGAAACACATCCGAGGCGATCTCAATTTTGCCTGGCCGAGCGCCGAAATCGCCGTCATGGGCCCCAAAGGAGCCGTAGAGATCATCTACCGGAAACAGATCCTCGCAGCGCCGGACCCCGCCAGGGCCGAGGAGACCTTTATCGCCGAATACCGGGACACCTTCGCCAATCCCTATGTCGCCGCCGGCAAGGGGTATGTGGATGATGTCATCAAGCCCAGTGAAACGCGATTCCGGCTCATCCGTGGGTTGGATATGCTGAAAAATAAAGCGGTCGCCAACCCCCGGCGTAAACACGGAAACATCCCGCTCTGA